In a genomic window of Arthrobacter woluwensis:
- a CDS encoding carbohydrate kinase family protein, whose amino-acid sequence MLTVIGEALVDVVHSKSGTSAHVGGSPLNVAVGLARLDHPVQFLGRYGQDEFGDAIAVHLRDSSVMVPLPPDALPSSVAKATLDDDGAATYEFDLVWELPGLAERLPVVLQGSTLLHTGSIATVLAPGAADVLAAVEFAHPNVTISFDPNCRPSLTTDADAVREQVERFVQLADVVKASDEDLEWLYPGVDVKESARRWLGLGGENGPAFVVVTRGADGPWGVAASGETEVPAPRVTVADTVGAGDSFMAALLSGVVDAGYDGALNRERLRRVSVEELRSFLAYAARAAAITVSRAGANPPGREELAGR is encoded by the coding sequence ATGCTCACAGTCATTGGCGAAGCCCTCGTGGACGTGGTCCACAGCAAGTCCGGAACCTCGGCGCATGTGGGCGGCAGCCCCCTCAACGTGGCCGTCGGCCTCGCACGCCTGGATCACCCGGTCCAGTTCCTCGGACGCTACGGGCAGGACGAGTTCGGTGACGCCATCGCCGTGCACCTGCGGGACTCCTCCGTCATGGTGCCGCTGCCGCCGGACGCGCTGCCGTCCAGCGTCGCCAAGGCCACCCTCGACGACGACGGCGCGGCCACCTACGAGTTCGACCTCGTCTGGGAGCTCCCCGGCCTCGCCGAACGGCTTCCGGTCGTCCTGCAGGGCAGCACCCTCCTTCACACGGGTTCCATCGCCACCGTCCTCGCGCCCGGCGCCGCGGACGTGCTGGCCGCCGTAGAGTTCGCCCATCCGAACGTGACCATCAGCTTCGACCCCAACTGCCGGCCGAGCCTGACCACCGACGCGGACGCCGTCCGCGAGCAGGTGGAACGGTTCGTGCAGCTGGCAGATGTGGTCAAGGCGTCCGACGAGGACCTCGAGTGGCTCTACCCCGGTGTGGACGTCAAGGAGTCGGCCCGCCGCTGGCTGGGTCTGGGTGGTGAGAACGGCCCGGCTTTCGTCGTGGTGACGCGCGGCGCCGACGGCCCGTGGGGGGTCGCCGCGTCCGGCGAGACCGAGGTCCCGGCGCCGCGCGTCACCGTCGCCGACACGGTCGGGGCGGGTGACTCCTTCATGGCGGCCCTGCTGTCCGGGGTGGTGGATGCCGGGTACGACGGCGCGCTGAACCGTGAGCGCCTGCGCCGCGTGAGCGTCGAGGAACTGCGCTCCTTCCTGGCGTACGCGGCCCGCGCCGCGGCCATCACCGTGTCCCGCGCGGGCGCCAACCCTCCGGGCCGGGAGGAGCTCGCCGGGCGCTGA
- a CDS encoding HAD-IIB family hydrolase, whose protein sequence is MRLVASDVDGTIMGHDGVISTRTRNAFAAAREAGVQVVFVTGRPPRWLGPLAEQLGHDGTVICSNGAVVWDMAGGELVSADALLREQVLRLRGIIQELHPEAGFAAECVTGLRVEEGFHRAHAGSRLAELEFAPLEESLGAEDRVVKFLAVSPVLSAEEFHALVVEAVGPLAHVTHSDPRFCLLEISAPGITKAHTLERYAASLGIDASEVVAFGDMPNDVQMLAWAGEGYAMTGGHPEALASTSFRAPSLADDGVAQVIESKLGGIRVRTAGASGDMPITAFMGGEA, encoded by the coding sequence ATGCGGCTGGTGGCCAGCGACGTCGACGGCACCATCATGGGGCACGACGGCGTCATCAGCACGCGCACCCGGAACGCCTTCGCGGCGGCGCGGGAAGCGGGGGTCCAGGTGGTCTTCGTGACCGGCCGCCCGCCGCGCTGGCTGGGGCCACTGGCCGAACAGCTCGGTCATGACGGAACGGTCATCTGCTCCAACGGCGCGGTGGTCTGGGACATGGCCGGTGGCGAGCTCGTCAGCGCCGACGCCCTCCTGCGGGAGCAGGTGCTGCGGCTTCGCGGGATCATCCAGGAACTGCATCCCGAAGCGGGCTTCGCGGCCGAGTGCGTGACGGGTCTGCGGGTGGAGGAAGGCTTCCACCGGGCGCACGCCGGGTCCCGCCTGGCGGAGCTGGAGTTCGCGCCGCTGGAGGAGAGCCTCGGCGCGGAGGACCGGGTGGTGAAGTTCCTGGCCGTCTCGCCCGTGCTGAGCGCCGAGGAGTTCCACGCGCTCGTGGTCGAGGCCGTGGGGCCGCTGGCCCACGTGACCCACTCGGATCCGCGCTTCTGTCTCCTGGAGATCTCCGCGCCCGGCATCACGAAGGCCCACACCCTGGAACGCTATGCGGCGTCCCTCGGGATCGACGCCTCCGAGGTCGTCGCGTTCGGTGACATGCCCAATGATGTCCAGATGCTCGCCTGGGCCGGCGAGGGCTACGCCATGACCGGCGGCCACCCCGAGGCGCTCGCCTCCACGTCCTTCCGGGCGCCGTCCCTGGCGGACGACGGCGTGGCGCAGGTCATCGAGTCGAAGCTGGGTGGGATCCGAGTCCGGACGGCCGGCGCCTCGGGAGATATGCCGATCACGGCATTCATGGGAGGAGAAGCATGA
- a CDS encoding GTP pyrophosphokinase — protein sequence MASNWDRLDDDQRALVAEHVELYRKVRPSLKLVTQNVLLTLRGILKASEVTPLFVTGRTKTVESFQEKISRLEAPLEPGGQPVLKFPDPFRTLNDMVGIRVITKLPAENATVANVIKKQRQLFDCRGDREKDIGSIESGTYGYSSRHLILRTIQNEVVREYQKLFNPDIPPNGSYFFECQIRTVFAHAWSEIEHDIRFKADDPRAWTPQFDRQFTATAAMLETVEGAFADLQESYQEVRSYWDEDGNGSIPLTPDQVRRVWQTLLPHVDRKVDDDWGWAAELLAAHGLTRTIEMAELLTAERIRLVRDALDHRYSPGPDRLLDDLLLWKYGQEHVELTGEAPDVTPHPRRDSLGRRLKQIERYRTVHPEV from the coding sequence ATGGCAAGCAATTGGGATCGTCTGGACGATGACCAGCGCGCGCTGGTCGCCGAGCACGTGGAGCTGTACCGCAAGGTGCGCCCATCCCTGAAACTCGTCACCCAGAACGTCCTGCTGACCCTGCGCGGCATCCTGAAGGCCTCCGAGGTGACGCCGCTGTTCGTCACAGGCCGCACCAAGACCGTCGAATCGTTCCAGGAGAAGATCTCCCGCCTGGAAGCGCCCCTGGAACCGGGCGGCCAGCCGGTGCTCAAGTTCCCGGACCCCTTCCGCACCCTCAACGACATGGTCGGCATCCGCGTGATCACCAAGCTCCCGGCGGAGAACGCCACGGTCGCCAACGTCATCAAGAAGCAGCGACAGCTCTTCGACTGCCGCGGCGACCGCGAGAAGGACATCGGGTCCATCGAGTCCGGCACCTACGGCTACTCCAGCCGTCACCTCATCCTGCGCACCATCCAGAACGAGGTGGTCCGGGAATACCAGAAGCTCTTCAACCCGGACATCCCGCCGAACGGCAGCTACTTCTTCGAATGCCAGATCCGCACGGTGTTTGCGCACGCCTGGAGCGAGATCGAGCACGACATCCGCTTCAAGGCGGACGACCCGCGCGCCTGGACCCCGCAGTTCGACCGTCAGTTCACCGCGACGGCGGCCATGCTGGAGACCGTGGAGGGCGCCTTCGCGGACCTCCAGGAGAGCTACCAGGAAGTCCGGAGCTACTGGGACGAGGACGGCAACGGGTCCATCCCGCTCACCCCGGACCAGGTCCGGCGCGTCTGGCAGACCCTCCTCCCCCATGTGGACCGCAAGGTCGACGACGACTGGGGCTGGGCCGCGGAACTGCTGGCCGCGCACGGGCTGACGCGCACCATCGAGATGGCGGAGCTCCTGACTGCCGAACGGATCCGCCTCGTCCGCGACGCCCTGGACCACCGCTACTCCCCAGGTCCCGACCGGCTCCTGGACGACCTCCTGCTCTGGAAGTACGGCCAGGAACACGTCGAGCTGACGGGCGAGGCTCCCGACGTCACCCCGCACCCGCGCCGCGATTCGCTGGGCCGACGGCTCAAGCAGATCGAGCGCTACCGGACCGTGCACCCCGAGGTCTGA
- a CDS encoding YbhB/YbcL family Raf kinase inhibitor-like protein, with product MSFDPYAALPAVAAFQVTSTDVENGAVFAQPQVSGVFGAGGEDVSPQLSWEGAPAGTRSYAVTVFDPDAPTASGFWHWAVLNIPAEVTSLPSGAGSPDGALLPEGAIQLRNDAGFAGYVGAAPPQGHGPHRYFVVVHAVDVPVLDVPLDASPGLLGFNLFSHSIGRATLVAGYERP from the coding sequence ATGTCCTTCGATCCCTATGCAGCCCTTCCCGCCGTCGCGGCGTTCCAGGTGACCAGCACCGATGTGGAGAACGGGGCGGTGTTCGCGCAGCCCCAGGTGAGTGGGGTGTTCGGGGCCGGCGGCGAGGATGTCTCGCCGCAGCTCAGCTGGGAAGGCGCGCCCGCGGGAACCCGCAGCTACGCCGTCACCGTCTTCGATCCGGACGCTCCGACGGCCAGCGGTTTCTGGCACTGGGCCGTGCTGAACATCCCGGCTGAGGTCACGAGCCTCCCGTCCGGAGCGGGATCGCCGGACGGTGCGTTGCTGCCCGAGGGCGCCATTCAGCTGCGGAATGACGCAGGATTCGCGGGCTACGTCGGCGCGGCTCCGCCCCAGGGCCACGGACCGCACCGCTACTTCGTGGTGGTGCACGCGGTCGACGTACCCGTCCTGGACGTGCCGCTGGACGCCTCCCCGGGCCTGCTCGGCTTCAACCTCTTCAGTCACTCGATCGGCCGCGCCACCCTCGTGGCCGGTTACGAACGCCCGTGA